The Malus domestica chromosome 10, GDT2T_hap1 genome contains a region encoding:
- the LOC139188687 gene encoding putative F-box protein At1g50870: MAHGYHLRSRRRRRRLDPKPEEPKLPFEIIIEILSWLPVEALLRFKCVSKTWCSLIEEYNFILKHMKRVSPIHLQFRLKSEKNHVAPYFDSNYEGMGRVAGMFLEKHITTHLCRIRNPATRRVLNLPEAHKGARRMSSAFNLSTGEIKVVTLYVENNELGFQIMTIGKDEKWRPWTHPNQGLLKEQGRRVVRCNFFAAEKMNGRVCYSAEFMKRDGQDLSILEVQRLDLVDESVLTATLPQGVFPDLNKVCVINWNKHMAVVEIVNATLHALVCEDSKENKWSPKKIVVPLKFMEKILPPLQEGRDVIIPVNVEGDDFSFYCFQGEQSFVYNTKMQKAKYLYSGVDRWTAHRPSLMGFKGMRLEEEATTSAAKIEE, translated from the coding sequence ATGGCGCACGGCTACCACCTGAGaagtaggaggaggaggaggagattgGACCCCAAACCAGAAGAACCAAAGCTTCCCTTTGAAATCATTATTGAGATTCTGAGCTGGTTGCCTGTAGAGGCATTACTCCGGTTCAAGTGTGTCAGCAAAACATGGTGCTCTTTGATTGAAGAATACAACTTCATTTTAAAGCACATGAAACGGGTCAGTCCTATCCATCTACAGTTTCGACTAAAAAGCGAAAAGAACCATGTAGCCCCTTACTTTGATTCAAATTACGAGGGCATGGGACGTGTTGCTGGGATGTTTCTGGAGAAGCATATTACTACTCACCTTTGCCGCATCAGAAATCCGGCAACCCGCCGAGTACTCAACTTGCCTGAAGCTCATAAGGGTGCGAGAAGAATGTCATCTGCTTTCAATTTATCGACTGGTGAGATCAAAGTGGTAACTTTATATGTCGAGAacaatgaattagggtttcaaaTTATGACCATTGGGAAAGATGAAAAGTGGAGACCCTGGACGCACCCAAATCAGGGTTTGCTCAAGGAACAAGGCAGAAGGGTAGTGAGATGTAATTTTTTTGCAGCTGAAAAGATGAATGGTAGGGTTTGTTATTCTGCTGAGTTTATGAAAAGAGATGGCCAAGATCTGTCAATATTAGAAGTCCAACGCCTTGATCTGGTGGATGAGTCTGTCTTAACAGCAACCCTACCTCAGGGAGTTTTTCCCGATTTAAACAAAGTTTGCGTCATCAATTGGAACAAGCATATGGCTGTGGTTGAGATAGTAAATGCCACCCTTCATGCCTTGGTGTGTGAAGACTCCAAGGAGAACAAATGGAGCCCGAAAAAGATCGTTGTTCCGTTGAAGTTTATGGAGAAAATACTTCCACCTCTTCAGGAAGGTCGAGATGTGATCATTCCGGTGAATGTTGAAGGTGATGACTTCAGTTTCTATTGTTTTCAGGGAGAACAGTCTTTTGTGTACAACACGAAGATGCAGAAGGCTAAGTATTTATACTCTGGTGTGGATCGTTGGACTGCTCATAGGCCAAGCTTGATGGGCTTTAAGGGAATGAGGCTGGAAGAGGAAGCAACTACAAGTGCAGCTAAGATTGAGGAGTAA
- the LOC139188688 gene encoding ATP-dependent DNA helicase CHL1-like, translating to MAVVVLSQDNEPYAYGNPSVNKVLDRFLGEGTSSKRHDDDDDDDDDDDSDDDCDDDGDEDLERTKEREKVEEIKRLLPAPDKNWGLEELLNYKAFMQRLKAKVDSKIYDMKRRETNNYYGCSLNCWFY from the coding sequence ATGGCTGTTGTCGTCTTATCACAGGACAACGAGCCCTACGCCTATGGAAACCCCTCTGTGAACAAGGTCTTGGATCGCTTTCTTGGTGAAGGAACTTCATCTAAACgtcatgatgatgatgacgacgaTGACGACGACGATGATAGTGATGACGATTGCGATGATGATGGCGACGAAGACTTGGAACGcacgaaagagagagagaaagtggaagAGATCAAGCGGTTGTTGCCTGCGCCAGATAAAAACTGGGGACTAGAGGAACTACTGAATTATAAGGCTTTCATGCAACGTCTCAAAGCGAAAGTGGATTCTAAGATATATGATATGAAGAGGAGAGAAACCAATAACTACTATGGTTGCAGTCTGAATTGTTGGTTTTATTAG